The sequence ACTGTGCCGTCGCTGAGCAGGTGGCCCCGGGCGGGTGTGGGCTCGGGCGTCGGGCGGGTCGGCGTTGCCTCGGCGGTGTGCACCGGCAGGGTCATGGATGTGCTCCTCCACGCTCGGCGGTTCGGTATTCGGGCAGCCGGAACCCGCCGCACGACTGGTGGGCGGCGGGCGTTGGGGTCCAGGAGGGTGTCGGAGGGCGGCCGGTGGGTTGGTCACCGCGCCGGCCGCCCGAGGGCGTCAGGTGAGCTTCTTCGCGCCCTGGATCGCCTTGGCGAGGTTCTCCAGCAGCGGAGCCGAGCCGGCGTACGAGAATCGGGGCACCGCGTCCCACGGCGTGACCTGCCCGGCCTGCACGGCGGGCAGTTGCTTCCAGGTGGGCTTGGCGGCCAGGTCGGTGGGTTGCAGGGCGGTGCCGCGGTTGTCGAGCAGGATCAGGTCGGCCGGGAACTTGCCGGCGTTCTCCCAGCTGAGAGCCTCGAAATAGTCGCCGGCCTCAAGCTTGGTCGGCACCACGATGTCGACGCCGAGCTCGGCGAAGTACATCAGGTCGGTGCTGACCTCGGGGTTGGAGACGTAGAACAGGTCGGGGCTGCCGGAGGCGGCCATCACCCGGATGCCCGGGTTGGCCTTGACCGCCTGGCGTACCGCCTCGGCGGCGGCCTCGAACCGCGCCTTCGCGTCGGTGACCTTGGCCGCCGACAGGTCCGCGCCGAGGGACTCGGCGAGCTGCGCGTACCGCTCGATCGGCTTGGTCATCGGCACCCGGGCGGTGGTGACGGTCACCACGGGGGCGAGCGGCAGGATCTTGTCCTTGCTCTCGTCCGGCACGTACCAGTAGGCACCCGGGTCGTACATGTGGGTGACCAGCAACTCCGGGCGCAGCGCGGCGTACTTCTCGACGCTGAACTCGCCCCAGACGTTGCCGAGAATCTCCACGCTCTCCAGGTCCAGGTCGCCGGCCTGCGGCTCGGCGGTGCCGTCCGCCTTCTTCGTCTCGCCGAAGACGCCGACCACCTCGCTGCTCAGTCCGAAATCGACCAGCGCGGCGGCGGCACCGGTGAAGGCCACCACCCGCTCGGGCCGCGCCTCGGCGGTGACCGTCTCGGGGCGGTCGTCGGTGAACGACCACGGTCCGGAGGCGTTGTTTGAGGCGGGCGTGGTGGCGTCGTCCCGGCCGCAGCCGGCGAGCACGGCCGCCACGGCGGCAGCGCCACCGGCGGCGAGCAGTCCCCGGCGGGAGAGGCGGCGGGCAGAGACGGGATGAGGCATGGTGTCGTCTTTCGATCAAGGGTCGGGGGGCGATGGACAGCCGCGGTTAGGCTAACCTAACCTAACCTCCTGTCAAGTCCCGCTCGGCGTTTCGCACCACACTGGAGTTCACACTGTCCGTCATCGAGTCGCCACCCCACGCGACGCCGGCCCGGTCCGCACCGCCGTCCGGGCACCGCCGTGCCGCGCTGCGGGCCGGTGGCCTCGCCGCCGCCGCGCTGGCGCTCCTCGCGGTCGCGGTGCTCAGCATCACCGTCGGCGCCAAGCCGATCCCGCTGCCCGACGTGTGGCAGGCCCTGACGGACCGCGACGCCGACGAGTACGCCGTCGTCCGGCAACTGCGCGTGCCACGTACGCTGCTCGGCCTGCTCGCCGGCACCGCCCTCGGCGTCGCCGGTGCGGCGATGCAGGCGCTGACCCGCAACCCGCTCGCCGATCCCGGCCTGCTCGGCATCAACGCCGGTGCCGCCGCCGCGATCGCCACCGCGGCAGCCCTGTTCGGCGTCGCCGGCGGCACCGGTCAGGTCTGGTTCGCGCTGCTCGGCGCCGCCGTCGTCACCGTCGGCGTGTACGCCGTCGGCGGTGGCCGCACGGCCACCCCGGCGCGGCTGGCCCTGGCCGGTGCGGCGCTCAACGCGGCCCTCTACTCGTACGTCAGCGCGGTGATGCTGCTCGACGCGGCCGGACTGGAACGGCTGCGCTTCTGGACCGTCGGGTCGCTGGCCAGCGCCGACACCGGCACCGTGCTGCGGGTGCTGCCGTTCATCGCGGTCGGGCTGCTGGTGGCGCTGGCCGCGGCCCGTCCGCTCAACGCGCTCGCCCTGGGCGACGACGCCGCCCAGGCACTGGGGCCCGCCCGGCCCTGACCCGGGCGGCGGTGATCGCCGCGATCACCCTGCTCTGCGGCGCCGCCACGGCCGCCTGCGGG is a genomic window of Micromonospora tarapacensis containing:
- a CDS encoding ABC transporter substrate-binding protein — its product is MPHPVSARRLSRRGLLAAGGAAAVAAVLAGCGRDDATTPASNNASGPWSFTDDRPETVTAEARPERVVAFTGAAAALVDFGLSSEVVGVFGETKKADGTAEPQAGDLDLESVEILGNVWGEFSVEKYAALRPELLVTHMYDPGAYWYVPDESKDKILPLAPVVTVTTARVPMTKPIERYAQLAESLGADLSAAKVTDAKARFEAAAEAVRQAVKANPGIRVMAASGSPDLFYVSNPEVSTDLMYFAELGVDIVVPTKLEAGDYFEALSWENAGKFPADLILLDNRGTALQPTDLAAKPTWKQLPAVQAGQVTPWDAVPRFSYAGSAPLLENLAKAIQGAKKLT